One genomic segment of Nothobranchius furzeri strain GRZ-AD chromosome 10, NfurGRZ-RIMD1, whole genome shotgun sequence includes these proteins:
- the LOC107386638 gene encoding uncharacterized protein C11orf87 homolog — protein MTARPAEASSGLSVPLHRCHGGFQANNGTCAEHLSLFPPFSSTLALLVLVAVLVGIILVSLATFHFHKRKLRNRKIQRAQEEYERDSRKPARARASGEPVRPCVIVRPVRRDEKLSCQSTDSGDVAAEGQPAPHEAVPLDC, from the coding sequence ATGACAGCCAGACCCGCCGAGGCCTCGTCTGGGCTGTCGGTGCCGCTGCACCGCTGCCACGGAGGTTTCCAAGCCAATAATGGCACCTGCGCGGAGCATCTCAGCCTCTTCCCGCCGTTCTCCTCCACCCTCGCTCTCCTCGTGCTGGTGGCCGTGCTCGTGGGGATCATCCTTGTTTCCCTGGCAACGTTCCACTTCCACAAGAGGAAGCTTCGAAATAGGAAGATCCAGCGCGCGCAGGAGGAATACGAGCGCGACAGTCGCAAACCCGCGCGCGCCCGGGCGAGCGGGGAGCCCGTGAGGCCGTGCGTCATCGTCCGACCGGTGAGGCGCGATGAGAAGCTCTCGTGCCAGAGCACGGACAGCGGAGACGTCGCGGCTGAGGGCCAACCGGCGCCGCACGAGGCAGTTCCTCTTGACTGTTAA